In Haemorhous mexicanus isolate bHaeMex1 chromosome 6, bHaeMex1.pri, whole genome shotgun sequence, a single window of DNA contains:
- the GSKIP gene encoding GSK3B-interacting protein: protein METDCNPMELPNNTGFEEDSDYRDFEGTDVKDMRLEAEAVVNDVLFAVSNMFVSKTLPCAEDVAYINVETRERNRYCLELTEAGLRVVAYDFDQTDDRLQTPYHETVYSLLDSLSPAYREVFGNALLQRLEALKKESQS from the exons ATGGAGACTGATTGCAATCCTATGGAGTTGCCCAATAACACAGGGTTTGAAGAAGATTCTGATTATAGAGACTTTGAAGGAACAGACGTTAAAGATATGAGACTAGAAGCTGAAGCTGTTGTAAATGATGTTTTGTTTGCTGTCAGCAACATGTTTGTGTCAAAAACCCTTCCCTGTGCAGAGGATGTGGCATATATCAATGTGGAAACCAGGGAAAGGAACAGATACTGTCTGGAGCTCACTGAAGCAGGACTCAGG GTAGTAGCTTATGATTTTGATCAGACTGATGATAGACTACAAACTCCATATCATGAAACTGTCTACTCCTTGTTGGACTCTCTCAGCCCTGCATATCGAGAGGTGTTTGGAAATGCATTGCTACAAAGACTAGAAGCTTTGAAGAAAGAAAGTCAGTCATGA